Genomic DNA from Taurinivorans muris:
TCGATAAGTTCGTTTTCGGCATTGAAAACAGCCTTAATCAGCATGGAGGGCTTGATTTGATTTTCAACCAGACTAAAGGAATTGGTGGAGAGCTCCTCCGGGAGCATGTGCAGATTTTTTTCTGGAAGATAAATGCTTGTACAGCGTTTTGCAATGATTTTATCAAAATCGCTTTGAAACTGCCAGAAAAAAGCGGGACAGGCGAGACTGATATGGATTTCTTTTGTTTGGTCCGCATGTTCTTCAAAAGAAAACGCATCGTCAATATCTTTTGTGCTTGCGCTGTCGATACTGATAAATTCCTTTTGCGCTATTGAAGAAAAAATACCGCAAAGTTCCTGCTTTTTGTCCAGAGAACAGTGCAGGGCGTTTTTATATCGGCTTTGTTCCCGAGGCAAGGGCAAAGGATTGAAATTTTCCTTTTCTGAAAGCTTTTTCGCAAGTTCCTGAATTGCGGCGAGCTCATCGGCAAAGGGAAGAGCGAAGTTATCGGTTTCGTCATAATCGATTTTGCTCAGCCAAAAATTATAATGCTCCGGAACAAGCTTCCATGTTACGGCAAGATAATAGGCGAGATAGGTTTCATCGGGAATTTGTTTGGTAACTTGTTTCCACAAAAGGTTTTCTTCATGGCTTTCCGTTTCCGCCATATGCTTGAGCAAAAGCCCTTTCAGCGTGGCTGCGACCGGTTCGGGCGGTTCTTTCGCCTTGTCCTTATCCGTGACATGCTGATGTTTGCAATATAAATCCCAAAGGTGTTTAAACCAGTCAGCCCCTCCGGAAACAAGCGCTGTTTTTTCTTTTTGCTGTTTTTCGGCAAGCAGTTTCGCTTCGGCTGTTTCTTGGCTGTAAACTTCAAAAAGCGGGTTTTGGAATTTAAAGTAATTTTTGCATTCCAAAAGGGCGTGGGCGTATCCTGCCACAATATCGGGATTGATATTGTTTTCCATGAGACCTGCAAAAAAATCCGCACTTTCTTCCGTCACTTCGCCTTGTGTCATTTTCCAAAGTTCGGCGATGTCGATATTTTCTTTGGTCTTTTGCCGAAGTTCCTTATGCGCGATTAAGCCGGAAACAATATCCTCTTTGGCTGTGGCTTGAATGATTGGACCAATCCATGGCAAAAGGCGGGATTGCGTTAAATTTATTTCACGCCTGTTGGCAAGCAGTAAACGGAT
This window encodes:
- a CDS encoding ribonuclease catalytic domain-containing protein; its protein translation is MPIKVGLLVEFMQDNTPTLGCVLDEQGGKIRLLLANRREINLTQSRLLPWIGPIIQATAKEDIVSGLIAHKELRQKTKENIDIAELWKMTQGEVTEESADFFAGLMENNINPDIVAGYAHALLECKNYFKFQNPLFEVYSQETAEAKLLAEKQQKEKTALVSGGADWFKHLWDLYCKHQHVTDKDKAKEPPEPVAATLKGLLLKHMAETESHEENLLWKQVTKQIPDETYLAYYLAVTWKLVPEHYNFWLSKIDYDETDNFALPFADELAAIQELAKKLSEKENFNPLPLPREQSRYKNALHCSLDKKQELCGIFSSIAQKEFISIDSASTKDIDDAFSFEEHADQTKEIHISLACPAFFWQFQSDFDKIIAKRCTSIYLPEKNLHMLPEELSTNSFSLVENQIKPSMLIKAVFNAENELIDCGISFSRVHVCDNLQYSACEAVLSETISQIEEAKETVRQSSCHYPVNEERYAPDENALAKARKYGALLEKAYLFAEAHMQKRIENGAVIIERDEYDLYLEGTGSKTQVHLEPMPQSPKAQLIVSELMVIANSIAADFAVSHEIPLFFRTQHIGIPKEMAGIWKKPEEIAKIARLLSPALTEIEAKPHTGLGLKAYSPVTSPLRRYADLVNQAQIMHFTFFQEPLFNKEEMENMLMNFNIHNGLASQVQRSRPRYWRFVFIQQEAKRQGENCSFHGIISDENDMYVTVSLTREQILVRAKRQLFGDKALLGQEVLVRLGKINPLLFEASIMNVQEL